The following proteins come from a genomic window of Daphnia carinata strain CSIRO-1 chromosome 6, CSIRO_AGI_Dcar_HiC_V3, whole genome shotgun sequence:
- the LOC130702363 gene encoding elongation factor Tu-like produces MVATSVRRICLCSSRLLPLKSYPLQVSPALSRLLIQRQRLIAWACQFSSQVAQPVKAHANIGTIGHVDHGKTTLTAAITKVLQKDGLAKFVSYDAIDKAPEEKARGITINIAHVEYSTEKRHYAHTDCPGHADFVKNMISGTSQMDGAIVVVAATDGQMPQTREHLLLAKQVGVKHLVVFINKADMADNEMTELVEIEMRELLSDFGFDGLATPVIHGSALLALNGDESSLGAPSIRKLLAAIDEYVPTPQRDVSSPFWLPIDSAFTVPGRGTVVTGTIKKGTLKKGDETELLGHSSTIKTVVTDVQVFRKSVPVAQAGDNVGLLLRSIKLPQVQRGMVLVAANSATIGNRYKAQLYLLTRGEGGRSRPIISGYIQQIFSATWNLAVRVDMPSGKDMLMPGDHSDVNLTLLKRMAIEPGQPFTIRENNYNVATGIITEKLSDATLVKGDSLDKVTFSDQ; encoded by the exons ATGGTGGCTACCAGTGTTCGCAGGATATGCTTGTGTAGTAGCCGGCTACTACCCTTAAAATCATATCCTCTTCAAGTATCGCCTGCGCTATCACGGTTATTAATACAGAGACAAAG GTTGATAGCATGGGCTTGCCAATTCAGCAGCCAGGTAGCCCAACCAGTTAAGGCACATGCCAACATTGGCACCATCGGACACGTTGACCATGGAAAGACGACACTGACCGCA GCCATCACCAAAGTTTTACAGAAAGATGGGTTAGCAAAGTTCGTGTCGTACGATGCCATCGATAAAGCCCCAGAAGAAAAGGCCCGAGGCATCACAATAAACATAGCTCACGTGGAATACTCCACCGAGAAAAGACACTACGCTCATACAGACTGCCCTGGTCATGCAGACTTTGTGAAAAACATGATCAGTGGTACATCTCAGATG GATGGAGCCATCGTTGTAGTTGCTGCGACAGACGGTCAGATGCCTCAAACAAGAGAGCATCTCCTCCTCGCGAAACAAG TCGGAGTCAAGCACCTCGTGGTATTCATCAATAAGGCTGATATGGCAGACAATGAAATGACCGAATTAGTTGAAATCGAAATGCGGGAACTTCTATCTGATTTCGGGTTCGACGGCTTGGCAACACCGGTCATTCACGGCTCGGCTCTACTGGCCTTAAACGGTGATGAGAGCAGCCTTGGTGCCCCTTCCATCAGGAAATTATTAGCTGCCATCGACGAGTACGTCCCCACGCCACAACGAGACGTTTCATCACCTTTCTGGCTGCCCATCGACAGCGCTTTCACTGTACCCGGTCGAGGGACAGTGGTCACGGGAACCATAAAGAAGGGGACGCTTAAAAAAGGTGACGAAACGGAACTTTTAGGTCACAGTTCTACCATCAAAACAGTTGTAACGGACGTCCAGGTCTTCCGCAAATCGGTACCTGTTGCCCAAGCTGGTGACAACGTCGGCCTGTTATTGCGGTCTATCAAGCTGCCTCAAGTTCAACGAGGAATGGTGCTGGTAGCCGCTAACAGTGCAACGATCGGCAATCGTTACAAGGCGCAGCTGTACCTGTTAACGCGAGGCGAGGGTGGTCGTAGCAGGCCCATCATCTCTGGTTACATCCAGCAGATCTTCAGCGCAACTTGGAATTTGGCCGTGCGGGTGGATATGCCGAGCGGTAAAGACATGCTCATGCCCGGCGATCATTCTGACGTCAATCTCACCTTGCTCAAGCGAATGGCTATCGAACCTGGCCAGCCGTTTACGATCAGAGAGAAC